One stretch of Paenibacillus sp. AN1007 DNA includes these proteins:
- a CDS encoding SDR family NAD(P)-dependent oxidoreductase gives MTQHSSKPQFQGKVAIITGAGSGIGKATALKLANEGAHVALFDLVNDRISQTEAEINAKHEGAARAFDVDISDPARVEKAVLETVELFGGLDIVFANAGINGVSAPIEEIQVQDWQQIITTNLDGTFFTVKYALPHLKKRGGGSIIITSSINGNQRFSSFGMSAYSTSKAGQVAFAKMAALELAKFKIRVNVICPGAIATNIDQSTIKTDDLQDIIIPMEFPEGQQPLADGPGQPEHVADLVSFLASGASRHITGAEIVIDGAESLLS, from the coding sequence ATGACACAACACAGCAGCAAACCACAGTTTCAAGGCAAGGTGGCCATCATTACAGGAGCAGGTTCCGGAATCGGTAAAGCGACTGCCCTCAAGCTGGCGAACGAAGGAGCGCATGTTGCGCTGTTTGATCTGGTAAATGATCGAATTTCACAAACGGAAGCGGAGATTAATGCGAAACATGAAGGGGCTGCCCGAGCATTCGATGTAGATATATCCGATCCTGCAAGGGTAGAGAAGGCTGTACTGGAAACGGTGGAATTGTTCGGTGGACTGGATATCGTGTTTGCCAATGCGGGCATTAACGGAGTGTCTGCGCCGATTGAGGAAATCCAGGTGCAGGACTGGCAGCAGATTATAACAACGAACCTTGACGGTACGTTTTTTACAGTGAAGTATGCACTGCCGCATCTGAAAAAGCGCGGTGGAGGCAGTATCATCATTACCAGCTCCATTAATGGTAATCAGCGCTTCTCCAGTTTCGGTATGTCGGCATATAGTACATCGAAAGCCGGACAGGTTGCTTTTGCCAAGATGGCCGCTCTGGAGCTGGCGAAGTTCAAGATTAGAGTCAACGTGATCTGTCCGGGTGCGATTGCAACCAATATTGATCAAAGCACGATCAAGACCGACGATCTTCAGGACATTATCATTCCGATGGAATTCCCGGAAGGTCAGCAGCCGCTTGCGGACGGACCTGGACAACCGGAACATGTTGCCGACCTCGTCAGCTTCCTCGCTTCTGGAGCATCGCGACACATTACCGGTGCAGAAATCGTTATTGATGGTGCAGAGTCTCTATTGAGCTGA
- a CDS encoding vWA domain-containing protein, with translation MNYTIQASQRTPALIIYLIDISASMNMVLDNRRRIDIVYDALSLAIRQMVFRSTKGNRLTPRYRIAILAYSDDVYDVLNGIKGIDEIAAVGSLPDLTPRRFSDSAKAFLQAEKILQAEIPNMQDCPAPLVCHMTDGVATGEDPEPIAKRIMGMSVPDGNVLVENIFISDHLLEGPITEPRRWKGISPETNLQDEHGEKLRNMSSVLPESYREMLVEADYLLAPGALMMLPGTCAELVSIGFQMSAATPVR, from the coding sequence ATGAACTACACAATTCAAGCATCACAGCGGACACCTGCACTTATTATTTATTTAATTGATATCAGCGCTTCCATGAATATGGTTTTGGACAATCGCCGCCGAATTGACATCGTTTATGATGCTTTATCGTTGGCGATTCGCCAGATGGTGTTTCGTTCAACGAAAGGAAATCGGCTGACGCCGCGTTACCGTATTGCCATTCTGGCATACAGTGACGATGTATATGACGTATTAAACGGAATTAAAGGAATCGATGAAATCGCTGCTGTAGGCTCGCTTCCTGATCTGACACCAAGACGTTTTTCAGATTCGGCAAAAGCGTTTTTGCAGGCCGAAAAAATTTTGCAGGCGGAAATTCCGAATATGCAGGACTGTCCTGCTCCGCTTGTATGTCATATGACCGATGGAGTAGCAACCGGAGAGGACCCGGAGCCTATAGCTAAGCGTATTATGGGCATGAGTGTGCCTGACGGCAACGTTTTGGTTGAAAATATATTTATTAGTGATCATCTGCTGGAAGGGCCGATAACAGAACCTAGACGATGGAAGGGCATCTCTCCAGAAACCAACCTGCAGGATGAGCATGGAGAGAAGCTGCGTAATATGTCATCTGTGCTGCCTGAGAGCTATCGGGAGATGTTGGTGGAGGCGGATTATTTGCTTGCACCTGGTGCGCTCATGATGCTGCCTGGCACCTGTGCAGAACTGGTATCCATCGGATTCCAGATGTCTGCCGCGACACCTGTTAGATAG
- a CDS encoding WXG100 family type VII secretion target, which yields MAGRILVTPEQLDQVSNQFKQSGEQSQQIVSTLTQSITSMEGQWEGMTKQRFFQEFQEASKQMQSFVQTLNSISVELSAIANKFRTADQAR from the coding sequence ATGGCAGGACGTATTTTAGTTACCCCAGAACAACTCGATCAGGTATCCAATCAGTTCAAGCAAAGCGGAGAGCAAAGTCAGCAAATCGTATCTACATTGACACAATCCATCACAAGCATGGAAGGGCAATGGGAAGGTATGACGAAGCAGCGTTTCTTCCAAGAGTTCCAGGAAGCAAGCAAACAAATGCAATCATTCGTTCAAACGCTGAACAGCATTAGCGTGGAACTTTCAGCAATCGCGAATAAATTCCGCACAGCAGACCAAGCTCGTTAA
- a CDS encoding WXG100 family type VII secretion target: MRIRVEPDVLRALSRQIQYAAEQIQQKMTVLDQAIHSLDWEVESRAAVMSEWNRSKRLGEEALRRLMDLSVQLGRKALLFQQADMEYRSVLSHVNAAYGNAVNMLNVLQSSRGDEILPTHAADAAVVSDPLSAMAAVYRIQDTAPPGGSPATLIQAMQPEPVAWRFRDPSFRDRRGTEPVVS; encoded by the coding sequence ATGCGCATTCGTGTGGAACCGGATGTGCTTCGGGCACTGAGCAGGCAGATTCAGTATGCAGCGGAGCAAATACAGCAAAAAATGACAGTGTTGGATCAGGCGATTCATTCGCTGGATTGGGAAGTGGAGTCCCGTGCAGCGGTGATGAGCGAATGGAATCGCAGCAAACGGCTGGGTGAAGAAGCTCTTCGCCGTTTGATGGACTTAAGTGTACAGCTGGGTCGCAAGGCATTGTTATTCCAACAGGCAGATATGGAATACCGTTCCGTGCTGAGTCATGTTAATGCGGCCTATGGTAATGCGGTCAATATGCTGAATGTTCTTCAGAGCAGCCGTGGGGACGAGATTCTTCCTACACATGCGGCTGATGCAGCCGTGGTATCCGACCCCCTTTCCGCTATGGCAGCTGTTTACCGGATACAGGATACTGCTCCGCCAGGTGGTTCTCCGGCTACACTCATTCAGGCTATGCAGCCTGAACCTGTGGCTTGGAGATTCAGAGACCCCTCGTTTCGGGATAGAAGAGGAACTGAACCTGTAGTTTCATAA